Proteins encoded within one genomic window of Theobroma cacao cultivar B97-61/B2 chromosome 7, Criollo_cocoa_genome_V2, whole genome shotgun sequence:
- the LOC18593585 gene encoding sm-like protein LSM8 isoform X2, which translates to MSTGPGLESLVDQTISVITNDGRNIVGILKGFDQATNIILDESHERVYSTKEGVQQLVLGLYIIRGDNISVVGELDEELDSALDLSNLRAHPLKPVIH; encoded by the exons ATGTCAACTGGCCCTGGGCTTGAGTCACTTGTGGATC AGACAATCTCAGTTATTACAAATGATGGACGCAACATAGTG GGAATTTTAAAAGGCTTTGACCAGGCCACAAACATCATTCTTGATGAATCTCATGAGCGTGTGTACTCCACTAAG GAAGGTGTTCAACAACTTGTGTTGGGTTTGTACATAATAAGAGGTGACAACAT AAGCGTTGTTGGTGAACTAGATGAAGAGCTTGATTCTGCTCTTGACTTGTCAAACCTGAGAGCACATCCTCTGAAGCCTGTTATCCATTGA
- the LOC18593587 gene encoding septum-promoting GTP-binding protein 1 gives MSEIIHEATGKMTQLCRKIVHVNIKWSIFERVSIFRRFFRFIWDRILVCSIGRPVHYRRLTRRDSPPVEGVLIDNEALPEDPRTMCNGYETDSDLVSLKISLLGDCQIGKTSFLIKYAGDEQERCLEMAGLNLVNKTSFVQGARIAFSIWDVGGDSSSLDHLPIACKDAVAILFMFDLTSRCTLNSVVGWYTQARKWNQTAIPILIGTKFDDFVRLPPDLQWTIVTQARAYARAMKATLFFSSATHNINVNKIFKFIMAKLFNLPWTVERNLTIGEPIIDF, from the exons ATGTCCGAAATCATTCATGAAGCCACCGGAAAGATGACACAACTCTGTAGGAAGATTGTTCATGTTAACATCAAGTGGAGTATATTTGAAAGGGTATCGATTTTTCGAAGATTTTTCAGGTTCATTTGGGACAGAATCCTTGTTTGTTCCATAGGAAGGCCTGTTCACTACAGGCGGCTGACTCGCCGGGATTCTCCTCCGGTGGAAGGGGTTCTGATAGACAACGAGGCCTTGCCGGAAGACCCCCGGACGATGTGTAATGGGTATGAGACAGATTCGGATTTGGTTAGTTTGAAGATCAGTTTGTTAGGTGACTGCCAAATTGGAAAAACAAGCTTTCTG ATCAAATATGCCGGGGATGAGCAGGAAAGATGCTTAGAAATGGCAGGATTGAATTTAGTGAACAAAACATCGTTTGTTCAAGGTGCCAGGATTGCTTTCAGCATATGGGATGTAGGAG GTGACAGTAGCTCACTTGATCATCTTCCAATTGCTTGTAAGGATGCGGTGGCAATTTTGTTTATGTTTGATCTCACCAGCCGTTGCACCCTTAACAG TGTTGTTGGATGGTATACTCAAGCAAGAAAGTGGAATCAG ACAGCAATCCCAATACTAATAGGGACCaaatttgatgattttgtAAGACTCCCCCCAGATTTGCAATGGACCATTGTCACTCAG GCAAGAGCATATGCAAGGGCAATGAAGGCAACCCTTTTCTTCTCAAGTGCTACACACAACATCAATGTGAACAAGATCTTCAAGTTCATCATGGCTAAGCTGTTTAACTTGCCATGGACGGTCGAGAGAAATTTGACCATTGGAGAGCCAATCATCGACTTCTaa
- the LOC18593582 gene encoding protein LHCP TRANSLOCATION DEFECT, translating into MNSIPCTVQIPFDSKPINSLPSFPKFSSKFLGTQNSLSWVRPSRIGPSNGSKTQCWFRFGKNGVDAEGAGIYGSQTRDDFDRDDVEQYFNYMGMLAVEGSYDKMEALLNQNIHPVDILLMLAASEGDKPKIEELLRAGASYDVKDADGRTAIDRAVNEEVKDLILSFSVQKA; encoded by the exons ATGAATTCTATCCCATGTACTGTCCAAATACCCTTTGATTCAAAGCCCATAAATTCACTTCCTTCTTTCCCAAAATTCAGTTCCAAGTTCCTGGGTACTCAAAACTCTCTCTCTTGGGTGAGGCCTTCACGAATTGGACCCTCTAATGGTTCAAAAACTCAATGCTGGTTCAGGTTTGGTAAGAATGGTGTTGACGCTGAGGGTGCTGGCATTTATGGCAGCCAGACTAGAGATGATTTTGACAGAGATGATGTTGAGCAG TACTTTAACTACATGGGGATGCTTGCTGTTGAAGGCTCCTATGATAAGATGGAAGCTCTTTTGAACCAGAACATCCACCCGGTAGACATCTTGTTGATGCTGGCTGCCTCGGAAGGCGACAAGCCAAAAATTGAAGAGCTGTTGAGAGCTGGAGCGAGTTACGATGTCAAGGATGCAGATGGGCGAACTGCCATTGATAGGGCTGTCAATGAAGAAGTAAAAGACCTGATTCTTAGTTTTTCCGTGCAGAAGGCTTGA
- the LOC18593585 gene encoding sm-like protein LSM8 isoform X1, with protein sequence MSTGPGLESLVDRMQTISVITNDGRNIVGILKGFDQATNIILDESHERVYSTKEGVQQLVLGLYIIRGDNISVVGELDEELDSALDLSNLRAHPLKPVIH encoded by the exons ATGTCAACTGGCCCTGGGCTTGAGTCACTTGTGGATCGTATGC AGACAATCTCAGTTATTACAAATGATGGACGCAACATAGTG GGAATTTTAAAAGGCTTTGACCAGGCCACAAACATCATTCTTGATGAATCTCATGAGCGTGTGTACTCCACTAAG GAAGGTGTTCAACAACTTGTGTTGGGTTTGTACATAATAAGAGGTGACAACAT AAGCGTTGTTGGTGAACTAGATGAAGAGCTTGATTCTGCTCTTGACTTGTCAAACCTGAGAGCACATCCTCTGAAGCCTGTTATCCATTGA
- the LOC18593584 gene encoding chloroplastic lipocalin codes for MVNNAILHHQTSPLLLFQCCSSSYSSPPPPQIPRGLPGKLILKCSLKSPPSSKVVSSHIVPGLAASLIFLSQTNQVLAADLPHHHNICQLASAMDNSPTLPLEEDSGERNGKLMMMRGMTAKDFDPVRYSGRWFEVASLKRGFAGQGQEDCHCTQGVYTFDMKAPAIQVDTFCVHGGPDGYITGIRGKVQCLPDEDLVNNETDLEKQEMIKEKCYLRFPTLPFIPKEPYDVIATDYDNFSLVSGAKDRSFIQIYSRTPDPGPEFIEKYKAYLANFGYDPSKIKDTPQDCQVMSNSQLAAMMSMTGMQQALTNQFPDLELKAPVELNPFTSVFDTLKKLVELYFK; via the exons ATGGTGAATAATgcaattcttcatcatcaaacTTCACCACTACTTCTCTTTCAATGTTGTTCATCTTCTTACtcttctcctcctcctcctcaaATCCCCAG GGGACTGCCTGGAAAGCTGATATTAAAATGCTCTCTCAAGAGCCCTCCCTCAAGTAAAGTTGTCTCAAGTCATATTGTTCCCGGCCTTGCAGCCTCATTGATATTTCTCTCTCAAACAAACCAG GTTCTTGCGGCTGATTTGCCTCATCACCACAACATCTGCCAGCTTGCAAGTGCCATGGATAATAGCCCAACTCTTCCACTTGAAGAAGATTCTGGCGAAAGAAATGGGAAGCTAATGATGATGAGAGGTATGACAGCTAAGGATTTTGATCCTGTTAGATATTCTGGAAGATGGTTTGAAGTAGCATCACTCAAACGTGGATTTGCTGGACAGGGTCAAGAAGACTGCCATTGCACTCAG GGTGTTTATACTTTCGACATGAAAGCACCTGCTATCCAAGTTGATACATTTTGTGTTCATGGAGGGCCTGATGGATATATTACTGGTATAAGAGGGAAGGTTCAATGCCTTCCAGACGAAGATTTAGTGAACAATGAAACAGATTTAGAAAAGCAAGAGATGATTAAGGAGAAGTGTTACCTTCGTTTTCCTACGTTGCCTTTTATTCCCAAAGAACCTTATGATGTGATTGCTACTGACTATGACAATTTTTCCCTTGTTTCTGGAGCAAAGGACAGAAGTTTCATTCAG ATCTACTCAAGGACACCTGATCCCGGACCTGAGTTCATAGAGAAGTATAAAGCATACTTGGCGAATTTCGGATATGACCCAAGCAAAATCAAGGACACCCCACAAGACTGCCAAGTGATGTCTAACAGTCAGCTAGCTGCTATGATGTCCATGACTGGGATGCAACAGGCTCTAACAAACCAGTTCCCTGATCTAGAACTAAAGGCTCCTGTTGAATTGAACCCTTTTACAAGTGTATTCGACACTTTGAAGAAGCTAGTTGAGCTTTACTTCAAATAG
- the LOC18593580 gene encoding uncharacterized protein LOC18593580 codes for MVQKLEAIKGGGGSVKVGTTGTISSLMTRELDSIKPAPQTPASFRHKPQTVPVSVACGSATPKRFQLRKSMDGASTSGSSNSMSYKSPQTAQKTKSHLKNVHQIPMLGSDNIALDRTPTRQKSDKKVSNIVEVVDIKCGNPDRAWASPVTNRLKKLGFSKLSESIV; via the coding sequence ATGGTTCAAAAACTAGAAGCTATCAAGGGTGGTGGAGGATCGGTTAAGGTGGGGACTACTGGGACAATCAGTTCCCTGATGACAAGGGAACTGGACTCCATTAAACCAGCACCGCAGACACCTGCATCTTTTAGACACAAACCTCAGACAGTTCCTGTATCAGTTGCCTGTGGTTCTGCTACTCCTAAAAGATTTCAGTTGAGGAAATCGATGGACGGAGCAAGCACCAGTGGCAGTAGCAACAGCATGAGTTATAAAAGCCCTCAAACTGCCCAGAAGACAAAAAGCCATCTTAAAAACGTCCATCAGATTCCAATGCTTGGCTCTGATAATATTGCTTTGGATAGAACTCCTACCAGACAGAAAAGTGACAAAAAAGTATCTAACATTGTTGAAGTTGTGGACATAAAGTGTGGAAATCCGGATAGAGCATGGGCTAGCCCTGTAACAAATCGTCTCAAGAAGCTTGGGTTCTCTAAGCTTTCTGAGAGCATTGTCTAG
- the LOC18593586 gene encoding uncharacterized protein LOC18593586 isoform X2 yields the protein MMLENLILWSDFWEQHAYYRKLCISSGSVLWCFTSVITFISMLLCIFACEQCLILEAIEPGATILGIYSPINYVFMWMSALFLLQIVETMLRAATEVSTLLARSFFMGFSLTVLALLARLRVLVQQILLDIVPVFNTVSSLSQRKHSVKITHEGIEVYREFYPKKEDYVTLECVWNTDKFVLAERMNKCEIEMPEGDNGGEVSVGNNAVRYQSIESFLGDDEPTTEKSDTERLTHMKDSMTNLLTDTSIEGEDRGQVEKIAEKVDTTVNTECPSKNTSQDRVLADTGTSASFGSSKVMPGARKVAFVSVKGPVSSTANPIDHPSKAAASTMNPTGLPSEETGKSEGDKTDAFYSLLTRGNYKDSLFG from the exons ATGATGTTGGAAAACCTAATTTTATGGAGCGACTTTTGGGAGCAGCACGCTTACTATCGCAA GTTGTGCATTTCATCTGGTTCAGTTTTATGGTGCTTTACTTCTGTGATCACTTTTATTAGCATGCTTTTGTGTATCTTTGCATGTGAGCAATGCCTTATCCTAGAGGCAATTGAGCCTGGTGCAACTATTTTAGGAATATACTCTCCAATTAATTATGTGTTTATGTGGATGAGTGCTCTGTTTCTATTGCAGATTGTTGAGACAATGTTGAGGGCAGCAAC TGAGGTATCTACTTTGCTAGCTCGCTCATTTTTCATGGGATTTTCTCTGACTGTTTTAGCTCTGCTTGCTCGCCTTCGAGTTTTGGTTCAACAA ATATTACTTGATATTGTCCCAGTGTTCAACACTGTCTCTTCTCTCTCCCAAAGGAAGCACTCTGTAAAAATAACTCATGAAGGAATTGAG GTGTACAGAgagttttatccaaaaaaggAGGACTATGTCACCTTAGAGTGTGTCTGGAACACAGATAAATTTGTATTGGCTGAGAGGATGAATAAATGTGAGATTGAAATGCCAGAAGGGGACAATGGTGGAGAAGTTTCAGTAGGAAATAATGCCGTGCGGTACCAGAGTATCGAGTCTTTTCTTGGAG ATGATGAACCAACTACTGAGAAGTCTGATACAGAAAGATTAACTCACATGAAAGACTCTATGACCAACCTGTTGACAGACACCTCGATTGAGGGTGAGGACAGGGGGCAGGTTGAAAAAATTGCTGAAAAAGTAGATACCACTGTTAATACAGAATGCCCTAGCAAAAATACATCTCAAGATCGCGTGCTTGCAGACACTGGCACTTCTGCTAGCTTTGGTAGTTCAAAAGTTATGCCTGGTGCTAGGAAAGTGGCATTTGTCTCTGTAAAAGGACCAGTATCTTCAACTGCAAATCCAATTGATCATCCTTCAAAGGCTGCAGCATCAACAATGAATCCAACTGGTCTTCCTTCAGAAGAAACTGGAAAGAGTGAAGGTGACAAGACTGATGCATTTTATAGTTTGCTCACTCGCGGAAACTACAAAGATAGTCTCTTTGGATGA
- the LOC18593583 gene encoding DNA polymerase delta catalytic subunit — MNNGGNSRKRPPPPSQHQPFPATKHQVTSPAPPPLPTEEDFVDEDVFLEETLMGEEDVESLILRDVEERQALASRLSKWARPPLSGAYTSQSCSIVFQQLEIDYVIGESNKDLLPDSSGPAAIIRIFGVTREGHSVCCLVHGFEPYFYISCPPGMGPDDISRFQQTLEGRMKELNRNSKVPKFVRRVELVQKRSIMYYQRQKSQPFLKIVVALPTMVTSCRGILDRGIQIDGLGMKSFMTYESNVLFALRFMIDCNIVGGNWIEIPAGKYKKTAKNLTYCQLEFDCLYSELISHAPEGDFSKMAPFRILSFDIECAGRKGHFPEPTHDPVIQVANLVTLQGKDQPFIRNVMTLKSCSPIVGVDVMSFDTEKEVLLAWREFIREVDPDIIIGYNICKFDLPYLIERAQTLGIAEFPILGRIRNSRVRVKDTTFSSRQYGTRESKEVTVEGRVQFDLLQVMQRDYKLSSYSLNSVSAHFLSEQKEDVHHSIISDLQNGNAETRRRLAVYCLKDAYLPQRLLDKLMFIYNYVEMARVTGVPLSFLLSRGQSIKVLSQLLRKSKQKNLVIPNVKQAGSEQGTYEGATVLEAKAGFYEKPIATLDFASLYPSIMMAYNLCYCTLVTPEDVRKFNLPPECVNKTPSGETFVKPNLQKGILPEILEELLGARKRAKADLKEAKDPLEKAVLDGRQLALKISANSVYGFTGATVGQLPCLEISSSVTSYGRQMIEHTKKLVEDKFTVLGGYEHNAEVIYGDTDSVMVQFGVPDVEAAMNLGREAAEYISGTFTKPIKLEFEKVYYPYLLISKKRYAGLFWTNPQKFDKMDTKGIETVRRDNCLLVKNLVNECLHKLLIDRDIPGAVQYVKNTISDLLMNRMDLSLLVITKGLTKTGDDYEVKAAHVELAERMRKRDAATAPNVGDRVPYVIIKAAKGAKAYERSEDPIYVLENNIPIDPQYYLENQISKPLLRIFEPILKNASKELLHGSHTRSISISTPSNSGIMRFAKKQLSCIGCKALISNTDRTLCSHCKGREAELYYKTVSQVSELEELFGRLWTQCQECQGSLHQDVLCTSRDCPIFYRRKKAQKDMVEAKRQLDRWNF; from the exons ATGAACAACGGCGGCAACTCAAGGAAGCGACCACCGCCGCCGTCGCAACACCAACCATTTCCGGCAACGAAGCACCAAGTGACATCGCCAGCGCCTCCCCCACTGCCGACGGAAGAAGATTTCGTCGATGAAGATGTCTTCCTTGAGGAAACCCTCATGGGGGAAGAAGACGTTGAATCCTTAATCCTCCGGGACGTTGAGGAACGTCAAGCTCTCGCTTCTCGTCTTTCCAAGTGGGCCCGCCCTCCTCTCTCTGGTGCCTACACTTCCCAGTCTTGTAGCATCG TTTTCCAGCAATTGGAGATTGATTATGTGATTGGAGAGAGTAACAAAGATTTGCTGCCTGATTCTTCTGGTCCCGCTGCCATTATCCGAATTTTTGGGGTTACAAGAGAAG GACACAGTGTTTGTTGTCTTGTTCATGGATTTGAGCCTTATTTCTACATTAGCTGCCCTCCAGGAATGGGCCCTGATGATATATCTCGTTTTCAACAAACCCTTGAG GGGAGGATGAAGGAGTTGAACAGAAATAGTAAGGTACCAAAGTTTGTTCGACGAGTTGAATTGGTTCAGAAAAGGAGCATTATGTATTACCAGCGACAAAAGTCTCAACCTTTTCTCAAGATTGTTGTGGCATTGCCAACGATGGTTACTAGTTGTCGCG GCATTCTTGATAGAGGTATACAAATTGATGGCCTTGGTATGAAGAGCTTCATGACATATGAGAGCAATGTTCTTTTTGCACTTCGTTTCATGATTGATTGCAACATCGTTGGTGGTAATTGGATTGAAATACCGGCTGGCAAATATAAGAAGACCGCAAAGAACTTGACCTACTGCCAGTTGGAGTTTGATTGCTT GTATTCGGAGTTGATTAGTCATGCCCCAGAGGGGGATTTCTCAAAGATGGCTCCATTTCGCATATTGAGTTTTGACATTGAGTGTGCTGGTCGCAAAGGTCATTTTCCCGAGCCTACTCATGATCCTGTTATCCAG GTGGCAAATCTAGTTACTTTGCAAGGAAAAGATCAACCATTCATCCGAAATGTCATGACCCTTAAGTCATGCTCTCCAATAGTTGGTGTTGATGTCATGTCTTTTGATACAGAAAAAGAAGTCTTGCTTGCTTGGAGG GAATTTATTCGTGAAGTAGACCCTGATATTATAATTGGATACAACATTTGCAAGTTTGATTTACCATATCTTATTGAG AGAGCACAGACATTGGGAATAGCAGAATTTCCTATACTTGGCCGCATCAGGAATAGTAGGGTTCGTGTAAAAGATACAACGTTTTCTTCAAG ACAGTATGGAACTAGGGAGAGCAAAGAAGTTACCGTGGAAGGGAGAGTTCAGTTTGATTTGCTTCAG GTTATGCAGCGTGACTACAAACTAAGTTCTTATTCACTGAATTCAGTTTCAGCACACTTTCTTTCTGAACAG AAGGAGGATGTCCACCATTCAATAATATCAGATCTTCAGAATGGGAATGCTGAGACTAGAAGGCGTCTTGCTGTGTATTGTTTGAAG GATGCTTACCTTCCCCAGAGGCTCTTGGATAAACTCATGTTTATTTACAATTATGTGGAGATGGCTCGTGTCACAGGTGtccctctctcttttcttctttctagaGGGCAAAGCATCAAG GTACTTTCTCAACTTCTTAGGAAGTCTAAGCAGAAAAACCTTGTTATTCCAAATGTCAAACAGGCAGGATCTGAACAGGGAACATATGAAGGTGCAACT GTGTTGGAAGCAAAGGCAGGGTTCTATGAAAAGCCAATTGCAACACTGGATTTCGCATCTTTGTATCCATCAATTATGATGGCATATAATTTATGTTATTGCACACTG GTAACACCTGAAGATGTTCGCAAATTCAACCTCCCACCAGAATGTGTTAACAAAACTCCATCTGGTGAAACATTTGTTAAACCAAATCTGCAGAAG GGGATACTTCCAGAAATCTTGGAAGAGCTATTAGGTGCTCGTAAACGAGCAAAAGCAGATTTAAAG GAAGCAAAGGATCCACTAGAGAAAGCTGTTTTAGATGGTCGACAGCTGGCCTTGAAG ATAAGTGCAAATTCTGTATATGGATTTACAGGAGCTACTGTCGGTCAGTTACCATGTTTAGAGATTTCTTCAAGTGTTACAAGCTATG GTCGACAAATGATTGAGCACACCAAAAAACTTGTTGAAGATAAATTCACAGTGCTAGGAGGCTATGAACACAATGCTGAA GTTATATATGGGGACACAGATTCAGTGATGGTACAATTTGGTGTGCCTGATGTAGAAGCAGCAATGAACTTGGGGAGAGAAGCTGCAGAATACATCAGTGGAACCTTCACAAAA CCCATCAAACTAGAGTTCGAGAAGGTTTATTATCCCTATCTTTTGATCAGCAAGAAAAGATATGCTGGTTTATTTTGGACAAATCCACAAAAGTTTGACAAAATGGACACTAAAG GCATTGAAACTGTTCGAAGAGACAATTGTTTATTGGTCAAAAACCTTGTAAATGAATGCCTTCACAAATTATTGATCGATAGAGACATTCCTGGTGCAGTTCAATATGTCAAGAATACTATTTCAGATCTTCTCATGAATCGAATGGATTTATCACTTTTGGTTATTACTAAG GGTCTTACAAAAACTGGAGATGATTATGAGGTAAAAGCCGCTCATGTTGAACTTGCTGAACGCATGCGCAAG CGAGATGCTGCTACTGCTCCAAATGTTGGTGATCGGGTGCCATATGTCATTATAAAAGCTGCAAAAGGCGCCAAG GCTTATGAGAGGTCAGAGGACCCAATCTATGTGCTAGAAAATAACATCCCCATCGATCCTCAATACTATCTTGAAAATCAAATTAGCAAG CCtcttttaagaatttttgagCCCATTTTGAAGAATGCCAGCAAGGAACTTCTCCATGGAAGTCACACAAGATCCATTTCCATCTCAACTCCTTCAAACAGTGGAATAATGAGATTTGCAAAGAAACAACTTAGTTGCATTGGCTGCAAGGCACTAATTAG CAATACAGATCGAACACTCTGTTCTCACTGCAAGGGAAGAGAGGCAGAACTTTACTATAAAACAGTTTCTCAAG TGTCAGAGCTAGAGGAGCTTTTTGGGAGGCTATGGACACAGTGCCAAGAGTGCCAAGGCTCTCTTCACCAGGATGTGCTCTGCACTAG TCGGGATTGTCCAATATTCTACCGGAGAAAGAAAGCACAGAAAGATATGGTAGAAGCCAAGCGGCAGTTGGACAGATGGAACTTTTAA
- the LOC18593586 gene encoding uncharacterized protein LOC18593586 isoform X1: MDSEIDSMKEEKLKTLLGHLEAERGILERIVYKNKNQHRRSSYFQRLLKVRRDLRLLQSANLEELLSSCFQVIAGKRPKQKVHLLESLKRRKYDVGKPNFMERLLGAARLLSQIVETMLRAATEVSTLLARSFFMGFSLTVLALLARLRVLVQQILLDIVPVFNTVSSLSQRKHSVKITHEGIEVYREFYPKKEDYVTLECVWNTDKFVLAERMNKCEIEMPEGDNGGEVSVGNNAVRYQSIESFLGDDEPTTEKSDTERLTHMKDSMTNLLTDTSIEGEDRGQVEKIAEKVDTTVNTECPSKNTSQDRVLADTGTSASFGSSKVMPGARKVAFVSVKGPVSSTANPIDHPSKAAASTMNPTGLPSEETGKSEGDKTDAFYSLLTRGNYKDSLFG, translated from the exons atggATTCTGAAATTGATtcaatgaaagaagaaaaattgaagaCTCTTTTGGGTCACCTTGAAGCAGAGCGTGGCATTTTGGAAAGAATTGTTTACAAGAACAAAAACCAGCATAGGAGATCCTCTTATTTCCAGCGACTTCTTAAG GTGAGGAGGGACTTGAGACTGTTGCAATCTGCTAATTTGGAGGAATTACTAAGTTCCTGCTTTCAAGTTATCGCTGGAAAGAGACCTAAACAAAAGGTGCATCTTTTGGAAAG TTTGAAGAGGAGAAAATATGATGTTGGAAAACCTAATTTTATGGAGCGACTTTTGGGAGCAGCACGCTTACTATCGCAA ATTGTTGAGACAATGTTGAGGGCAGCAAC TGAGGTATCTACTTTGCTAGCTCGCTCATTTTTCATGGGATTTTCTCTGACTGTTTTAGCTCTGCTTGCTCGCCTTCGAGTTTTGGTTCAACAA ATATTACTTGATATTGTCCCAGTGTTCAACACTGTCTCTTCTCTCTCCCAAAGGAAGCACTCTGTAAAAATAACTCATGAAGGAATTGAG GTGTACAGAgagttttatccaaaaaaggAGGACTATGTCACCTTAGAGTGTGTCTGGAACACAGATAAATTTGTATTGGCTGAGAGGATGAATAAATGTGAGATTGAAATGCCAGAAGGGGACAATGGTGGAGAAGTTTCAGTAGGAAATAATGCCGTGCGGTACCAGAGTATCGAGTCTTTTCTTGGAG ATGATGAACCAACTACTGAGAAGTCTGATACAGAAAGATTAACTCACATGAAAGACTCTATGACCAACCTGTTGACAGACACCTCGATTGAGGGTGAGGACAGGGGGCAGGTTGAAAAAATTGCTGAAAAAGTAGATACCACTGTTAATACAGAATGCCCTAGCAAAAATACATCTCAAGATCGCGTGCTTGCAGACACTGGCACTTCTGCTAGCTTTGGTAGTTCAAAAGTTATGCCTGGTGCTAGGAAAGTGGCATTTGTCTCTGTAAAAGGACCAGTATCTTCAACTGCAAATCCAATTGATCATCCTTCAAAGGCTGCAGCATCAACAATGAATCCAACTGGTCTTCCTTCAGAAGAAACTGGAAAGAGTGAAGGTGACAAGACTGATGCATTTTATAGTTTGCTCACTCGCGGAAACTACAAAGATAGTCTCTTTGGATGA